The proteins below are encoded in one region of Homo sapiens chromosome 8, GRCh38.p14 Primary Assembly:
- the LY6K gene encoding lymphocyte antigen 6K isoform X1, which produces MRLQRPRQAPAGGRRAPRGGRGSPYRPDPGRGARRLRRFQKGGEGAPRADPPWAPLGTMALLALLLVVALPRVWTDANLTARQRDPEDSQRTDEGDNRVWCHVCERENTFECQNPRRCKWTEPYCVIAAVMLRWLCSDGETQARGEAVSPGRAHALLLPQVL; this is translated from the exons ATGAGGCTCCAAagaccccgacaggccccggcgGGTGGGAGGCGCGCGCCCCGGGGCGGGCGGGGCTCCCCCTACCGGCCAGACCCGGGGAGAGGCGCGCGGAGGCTGCGAAGGTTCCAGaagggcggggagggggcgccGCGCGCTGACCCTCCCTGGGCACCGCTGGGGACGATGGCGCTGCTCGCCTTGCTGCTGGTCGTGGCCCTACCGCGGGTGTGGACAGACGCCAACCTGACTGCGAGACAACGAGATCCAGAGGACTCCCAGCGAACGG ACGAGGGTGACAATAGAGTGTGGTGTCATGTTTGTGAGAGAGAAAACACTTTCGAGTGCCAGAACCCAAGGAGGTGCAAATGGACAGAGCCATACTGCGTTATAGCGGCCGTGA TGCTCCGCTGGTTGTGCAGCGATGGAGAGACCCAAGCCAGAGGAGAAGCGGTTTCTCCTGGAAGAGCCCATGCCCTTCTTTTACCTCAAGTGTTGTAA
- the LY6K gene encoding lymphocyte antigen 6K isoform 2 precursor (isoform 2 precursor is encoded by transcript variant 2) has product MALLALLLVVALPRVWTDANLTARQRDPEDSQRTDEGDNRVWCHVCERENTFECQNPRRCKWTEPYCVIAAVTTPRPAFPVHMDRPYHAEASPSLKQHSTHRPGPRPPDSPLVPQLTVHL; this is encoded by the exons ATGGCGCTGCTCGCCTTGCTGCTGGTCGTGGCCCTACCGCGGGTGTGGACAGACGCCAACCTGACTGCGAGACAACGAGATCCAGAGGACTCCCAGCGAACGG ACGAGGGTGACAATAGAGTGTGGTGTCATGTTTGTGAGAGAGAAAACACTTTCGAGTGCCAGAACCCAAGGAGGTGCAAATGGACAGAGCCATACTGCGTTATAGCGGCCGTGA CAACCCCTAGACCCGCATTCCCAGTGCATATGGACAGGCCATACCACGCAGAAGCCAGCCCTTCCCTGAAGCAGCATTCAACACACAGGCCTGGCCCTCGTCCTCCCGACTCCCCCTTGGTGCCCCAGTTGACTGTGCACCTTTGA
- the PSCA gene encoding prostate stem cell antigen preproprotein, with the protein MAGLALQPGTALLCYSCKAQVSNEDCLQVENCTQLGEQCWTARIRAVGLLTVISKGCSLNCVDDSQDYYVGKKNITCCDTDLCNASGAHALQPAAAILALLPALGLLLWGPGQL; encoded by the exons ATGGCAGGCTTGGCCCTGCAGCCAG GCACTGCCCTGCTGTGCTACTCCTGCAAAGCCCAGGTGAGCAACGAGGACTGCCTGCAGGTGGAGAACTGCACCCAGCTGGGGGAGCAGTGCTGGACCGCGCGCATCC GCGCAGTTGGCCTCCTGACCGTCATCAGCAAAGGCTGCAGCTTGAACTGCGTGGATGACTCACAGGACTACTACGTGGGCAAGAAGAACATCACGTGCTGTGACACCGACTTGTGCAACGCCAGCGGGGCCCATGCCCTGCAGCCGGCTGCTGCCATCCTTGCGCTGCTCCCTGCACTCGGCCTGCTGCTCTGGGGACCCGGCCAGCTCTAG
- the LY6K gene encoding lymphocyte antigen 6K isoform 1 precursor (isoform 1 precursor is encoded by transcript variant 1), producing MALLALLLVVALPRVWTDANLTARQRDPEDSQRTDEGDNRVWCHVCERENTFECQNPRRCKWTEPYCVIAAVKIFPRFFMVAKQCSAGCAAMERPKPEEKRFLLEEPMPFFYLKCCKIRYCNLEGPPINSSVFKEYAGSMGESCGGLWLAILLLLASIAAGLSLS from the exons ATGGCGCTGCTCGCCTTGCTGCTGGTCGTGGCCCTACCGCGGGTGTGGACAGACGCCAACCTGACTGCGAGACAACGAGATCCAGAGGACTCCCAGCGAACGG ACGAGGGTGACAATAGAGTGTGGTGTCATGTTTGTGAGAGAGAAAACACTTTCGAGTGCCAGAACCCAAGGAGGTGCAAATGGACAGAGCCATACTGCGTTATAGCGGCCGTGA AAATATTTCCACGTTTTTTCATGGTTGCGAAGCAGTGCTCCGCTGGTTGTGCAGCGATGGAGAGACCCAAGCCAGAGGAGAAGCGGTTTCTCCTGGAAGAGCCCATGCCCTTCTTTTACCTCAAGTGTTGTAAAATTCGCTACTGCAATTTAGAGGGgccacctatcaactcatcagtGTTCAAAGAATATGCTGGGAGCATGGGTGAGAGCTGTGGTGGGCTGTGGCTGGCCATCCTCCTGCTGCTGGCCTCCATTGCAGCCGGCCTCAGCCTGTCTTGA
- the LY6K gene encoding lymphocyte antigen 6K isoform X2: MRLQRPRQAPAGGRRAPRGGRGSPYRPDPGRGARRLRRFQKGGEGAPRADPPWAPLGTMALLALLLVVALPRVWTDANLTARQRDPEDSQRTDEGDNRVWCHVCERENTFECQNPRRCKWTEPYCVIAAVRRSSGLVNSDSAQQSLSSPSVSTKLVGC; encoded by the exons ATGAGGCTCCAAagaccccgacaggccccggcgGGTGGGAGGCGCGCGCCCCGGGGCGGGCGGGGCTCCCCCTACCGGCCAGACCCGGGGAGAGGCGCGCGGAGGCTGCGAAGGTTCCAGaagggcggggagggggcgccGCGCGCTGACCCTCCCTGGGCACCGCTGGGGACGATGGCGCTGCTCGCCTTGCTGCTGGTCGTGGCCCTACCGCGGGTGTGGACAGACGCCAACCTGACTGCGAGACAACGAGATCCAGAGGACTCCCAGCGAACGG ACGAGGGTGACAATAGAGTGTGGTGTCATGTTTGTGAGAGAGAAAACACTTTCGAGTGCCAGAACCCAAGGAGGTGCAAATGGACAGAGCCATACTGCGTTATAGCGGCCGTGA GGAGATCTTCAGGGCTCGTGAATTCTGATTCCGCCCAGCAGTCACTCTCCAGCCCTTCGGTATCCACGAAGTTGGTGGGGTGCTGA
- the LY6K gene encoding lymphocyte antigen 6K isoform 3 precursor (isoform 3 precursor is encoded by transcript variant 3) encodes MALLALLLVVALPRVWTDANLTARQRDPEDSQRTDEGDNRVWCHVCERENTFECQNPRRCKWTEPYCVIAAVTVLRWLCSDGETQARGEAVSPGRAHALLLPQVL; translated from the exons ATGGCGCTGCTCGCCTTGCTGCTGGTCGTGGCCCTACCGCGGGTGTGGACAGACGCCAACCTGACTGCGAGACAACGAGATCCAGAGGACTCCCAGCGAACGG ACGAGGGTGACAATAGAGTGTGGTGTCATGTTTGTGAGAGAGAAAACACTTTCGAGTGCCAGAACCCAAGGAGGTGCAAATGGACAGAGCCATACTGCGTTATAGCGGCCGTGA CAGTGCTCCGCTGGTTGTGCAGCGATGGAGAGACCCAAGCCAGAGGAGAAGCGGTTTCTCCTGGAAGAGCCCATGCCCTTCTTTTACCTCAAGTGTTGTAA